Within Falco cherrug isolate bFalChe1 chromosome 12, bFalChe1.pri, whole genome shotgun sequence, the genomic segment GGGAAATGGGAGATCCTGGATAATATCTGAGTTCCTTTGAAGTGAAGGCTGAATAGaataggaaaaaagtaattgaatTAAAGCCACTCTTTTTTGGAGTAGATATACTTTTACTGTGGCTAAGCAATTTCCCGGTTGAGTTTTTTATCACTTTCCAGCACCTGCTCATTTCAGAGGGCGACGCTCCAGAGATTACTTTGAGCCAGTGCCAACAGCCAGCATTTCTCACTCCCCTCTCACCCGCCTCCACCCCTTGCACTGCTCTAGACACACACCCCAATATAGAATGACAGCACATTGCCACAGTTTAAATGACACTGCCTCTGCCTCTTCGGACGAACAGGTCCTCCGGAGAGCACCAGCCACAGCAACTGTCCACCCTtgcaaaagacattttcatcATGGCATATAAAGCAGCACATTTGGCCTTTAAGTCGCGTTGGCACAAGACAGATGAAGAACTCTGTCGGCACAGTATGTCCTTCATCTTGCATAAGGCAATCCGAAATGACTTCTTTCAGAGTTACCTTTATCTGCTGGAAAAGCTTCCCCTGGGTGAGTAGCTGGTGGGCAGGAGCGTCTGTGTGCATGAATGACTGTGCTCCAAAAAGACATACCATGTTAGATGGTAGAGTGCAGACACATTAATGACAATCAGTAGTAGTTTTGAGAAGCCCAGCTAGAAAGACTACAGTACTAGCTAGCTAAACCATTCCGTACTCTCTCAGCTCCCTCTAATTCAGCACCCTGTTTTTATACCTAAATATTCCACAGATTGTTAAAGGAGGGCAAGGGAAAGACCTCAATAGTGAGATAAAGTTTGGTTTCTGGCTGatggttccttttttttgtcACCATTTAAGTGAAATATGTGTTGACCTGTTTGAAACTTGGAAGGACAAATGCAAAACTAGCAGAGCTGACAGACCATACTTTCTGTTGCCTGATACCTGTTTTGTTGTCATTCAGTGTGTCCTTAGCCTTGTCATTGGTATTGTTTTGGACAAATGCTTGAAAgataatgatttaaaaacattttcaagaggCTTTGTAATCTTGATCTCTGCAGCAGACTGGCTAACATAGTGTTTTTTATCTGGGAGGAAAATACTTCCCAATATTTGGTTATAGCCAAATTTCAGTGAAAGCCTCTGGTACAGGGTGccaagacattatttttttcatgcagaaaatgaatattcatttcttatgaaaatttgaccttgaataaaaaaaaaaattccccaggTCAATATGTCTAAAAAGTAAATTTGACTTGTGTCTGTATTATGTTAGCATGCCACTTTTTAAGCAGAATTATTCAGCCTACACTCAATGTTAGAACTGTAGGAATTTAAGATGGAATGGATGTGTCTGTGCAACCTGTTAAAGTACTCACGATGAATTCCTGAGGGCTCCCTCCTAATTGAATTATCCATTTAGGCAAGTGTATTATCTTACCTGATTGTGTGAAACTATACAGACCCCAGGGAGAACTCTGCTCAGGGTGGTAGAATCCATGAGtcctgtaaaaagaaaaagcatttctgtgttATCTTAGTATTTTGATGTGGCTTTTCGAATGCAGCAATATCTGCagctatttaaaatgaaacatggaagaCAGATACTCCTATCCCTAGTGGTAGGTAGCTGTGAACgatggaaaggaaggagagtCAATTATAGGTCAATGGAATCTCAAGAAGTCTAGGAAAATGttattctttcatttgttttgaaaataaacacaacaTATTAGAAACTGAGCAAGATTTCCTACAGTGTTAACTGTTAGTGTAAGTACTAATAGTTCATTTTAAGACTAGAAGGTGCCATTATGAATATCTAGCTTAGAACTTAATGTAGAAGTTCCTGCATCATGTTGTAACTTATGGCTGGGTCACATTATACATTTATGAAGACAAAAATACCTTGGTTTAAGGGCTCCAAATGTTTGAGAATCCATCCGTCCATCATTAAGCTGTTTTCAGGCGTAATTGCCTCACCCTAGTAAAACTATATTTTATTCCTTGTCTGAATTTTATTTGAACTTCCATTCTCAGCcaacaagttttgtgaaatGTTCCTATCAGACTAAAGAGCCCCTCTGCCAGACTTTTCATGACCTGAATCATTAAAACTTCACTAAAGAGCTTACAAGGTTTTTGCCAGCCCATCCAAATTAGTTTGACTCCATAGAAAAGGCACTGGGAGTCCAGTCTTCATGTGAACAGTATGTCTGTTACTCCATGGTTACTGTCATGAAGCAAAAGTGTGCATAAGGATAGGTACTGTGGGGTAGCTCGTGTGCTCTGGCATGGAGACACAGCCAAGAACCTTCACAGCATGCTAGGATGTTGTGGTCTGGATGGGTGGACAATCAGACAGGTGAAAAGTGATTGGGTGCTTGGGCTCAGAAAGTTGTGGTCGAATCTCGAGGTCAGCGGAGTACTGCAAGGGTCTGTCCTGGGACCTATcttgtttaacatctttatcagTAACCTGGAGGAGGTAAAGGACTGCTTGCTCATCACCTTTGCAGACTGCAGCCAACAGCAGGACTTGTCTGCAAGCTCTGGGTCAGGACTGCCATCCAGAGGCACCTAAGTAGGCTGGAGGAAAGAGACAGTGGGAACCTAGTGAAATTCAAATTCACTGAAATTCAAAGGCAAATGCCAAGTCCTATACCTGGAAAGGAAGAACCTTCAGCAACAACAACATGGGATGGGCAGTGGCTGGccagggagcagccctgctgatAGGGTTTTGGTAGACAGCAACTGAACATGAACCACAAGTGTGTCCTGGCAGCAAAGGCCAACAGTATCCTGGGCTGTATTCACAAAAGCATAGCTAGCTGATTGGGGGAAGCCAATTATCCCCTTTTATGCAGCAGTCACAAGACCATATGTGTGGAGTCCTGAACTCCCAATGCAGGAAATCAGATGGAGTGAGTTGGATGACCTCCAGGGTGGTGAGGGAACTGGAGCACATGCCCTGTGAAGAGAGACAAAGGGAATGGGGCATGTTCAGCCACAAGAGACATCAGGGAGACCAAATAtcagcctgccagtacctacAGGAAGATAATAAAGAAGACGGAGCTGAGCTGTGCAGTGGTGTGAGGCAGAGGCCAAGAGGCAGTGGTcataaatgaaaagaagtttGGACTGGCACTAAGGAAAAACTTTCCCTGTGAGGACAgtcattggaacaggttgcccagggaggtcgTACAATTCTCCACGACTGAGGCTTTCAAAACCTACCTGAGTAAAGTTCTGATGAACATCATCTGACATCATGTCTGTCCCTGCTTtgagctgaagtttggactAGGGACCTCCTtagttcccttccaacctggaTTATCCTGTCATCCAGTGCTCTCTAGTGATGGAGAGGCCAGGACGTGGCAGGTCTGAACATGTCTGCAGGATGacattttccagtttcattCAGAGTGGAACTGAGCAAAAGTGAACTAAACTTCTCAAGCTTCAACACTAGATCCAGATTATCTCTCTGTAAACAGTGTTAAATGACTAAAGCGACATTAAGACTGTGATCTAGCAGGGTagttaagcatgtgcttaatcCTAAACATGAGTaataacactgaaataaagCCTCCCATTGAAACTTGCAGTGCTGCCCAGGAGGGTCAGCAAGGTAGAAAGCTTGCTTCAAGCTATGCTAACTCCACGCTCCTCCCACTCCATTGCTAGATTCAGTGGTGGAGCACTTTTAGGCATGTTTACTTATGAGCTGAGCATATCTGGTATCACAGCCCGTTAAGAGAAACATGTCACTTCTACAGACCAGGgtaacatttataaataaaagacaCGAGTAACTTTAGGCCCAGATCCAACAATGTACTTAAATGTGTGTGAATGCCCTTAAGCCCAGTGGACTTTAATGGAGCTACTCGGATACTGGAAATTATGCATGTGTTTATATGGGCTGTGGGACTTGGTGCCAGTGGGGTGAGATCTGCAGTGGAAAACTTAGATGATCAGTCCATAGAGACAAATATTCCCGTGTGTGAGGCATGTGCCTGTAAGTAAAATCTGCTTTGGGGGTGGGCTAATGTTCATCTTctataaaacagaatttaaatggTTTTGGGACCACAGTAGAGAGGTGAATTCTACCCTGCACCCAGATAACTATTTTTCAACTGATGCACAAAGCAGATGTTGCATTTGAAAGGGAATACTCAGCCAAACTGGAATTAGTTCAATATCTTGCAGAATGCAGTTGGAGCCACAAAGTAATGTTCACaaataaaaacttcagaaaaattacttgcaaCATTTACTGCTGCCAGGGAAATTTAGCTGAGTAAACCCTACAACCAAGAACTGTAAGAGTCTACTGCAGGATGGGATTGCACCTGGTCTTAGTATTAAGTGGTCCATTTCTATAGAGGTTTAGATCAGATGCACTGGGAAACAAAATTTTGAACTGATCCCTAAGAAAATATTAGAGACATGTTTTGTAGGGCAAAAGGGCTTAGATACTTTCTGTCTAGTCCAGGATCACCACTCCGCATCCAAATTGTATTTGCAGCAACTCAAAATTATTGTCTCATGACTGCAGAGTGACCTTTAGGGAGCCAGTTCCAGTTCTCAACCTGGTTTTGCAGTGGGTTTGTTGTAACCATCTCTAACTTTAAACCTTATAAGTCACCTGCCTTAACACTGAAAACCTTGTCTGTGAAAGACAGCTGCCCCCGTCCCAATGTCAGAGACTTACAGCCTTCATCATCCTATCCTGCCTATGCCCTACTTTACAAAGTTCACTGAAATCAGGCCGTGTATCCATAACAGATCTCACAAGTATTTCATTTCCTGATGCATGAGATAGTCCCACATTGGTCATGGAAAGGGAGATGCCTCTGGCTAGACAGGTCCTGTGATGAGTGGGAGGcacactggagcagagctgcaacACTAACTGCCACCAAGGACATGTGTGCCTCCTTGCACTTCTTTTTTGGGGTAGATTCCTGAAAGCTGGCAaacctccctctccctctggtCCTTCTGCTGGAGCTTGCatgccaggcacagctgcaaagcagaTCAGAGATGAGGTTGATTGGCTGTGTCTGGAAAATTGGGTTGTGCATTGGGAGAGTTGGCAGTGTTGCAAATTCATGAGGGGGAGGAGTAATGCTGAGGGAGCAAGAGGTGGAAATCATCTGTATGGAATGCACGCTGCATGAGTGAGACTGTGAGTCCGAAGGAGAAGACCTTGGGTACAGTGCCACCCTTTACATTAGCCTGTGTCCTTGCATGCCCTCAGGTAGGAGACTTGCATAAAAAGATCTTTGCAAAGTCTGATGCATTGCAAAGACCCAGTGAATTCTGAACCGAGAGTTGGTTTCGGATGCCAGCACGTAAGGCAGGGCTCTGGGGCCCCAGCTGgcctggaggagctgcagtCAGCTGGTGTATGCATGCAACTCCCGGCAGGCATTCTGCAAGCCTGATACTGGTTCTGAGTGAGAAATGCGAGAGCACACACTACAGATTTGATATCCTGACAACATATCGTCCCCATGTGTTGCCTCGGGTCAGGCTCATGCTTGGGTAGAAGGACTCTGAATATTTGTCGTTCATGCtaccagctgcctgcagaatCCTGTCCTAGTATGCAGCCTGCCTGTAAATGCCTTTCCCTTCAACCTAGCAAACCAGGATAAATCACTGTCCATTGATGGGTCCATTAAAGAAGCCCTAGAAATCATCACTGGACTCTTAATTGGAAGATCTTGCAAAGCCAACATGCAGGGATTCAGTTCTGTTCACCGGACAGGCTGGCttctgaaatggagaaaaaagagaTGCAGAGAAAACAAGATGGTGCCAGTCCTGGGGGAAGATGGAGATTGTTTACTGGAAGAATCACAGCCACCGATGTAGTCTTTTTCCCAGGCTCTGGGAGCCGCCCTGGCCAAGTTGTGCTGGGGATtggctgctgcctccttcatattaattttttcGGCTAAATGGTTTCTTCTGAGTATGTGAATATAATCAGTGGAGTGTGTAAAACTCCCAGGTTTGACCCTTGCTGGGCTCAGTGCTTCTTGTGGTATAAATTTCTCAGGCATAACATAAATGTGTAATGGATTAAAGCTTTAATAGTATCCGTTCAGCAGTTGACTTAAGCAGGTGATGACAAGAGGGGCTGGTAATGCTGCTTTTGTTGGATGAAGGATATGCCGGGCATGCTGCTTATGTGTAACCCAATAGCACTATTCTGTTCTGAGTGGTCCTTGCTAGTAATTATTCCCCATCCTACTTCCTTTACCCACCCCTCATTTGCCTCCAAAATGTCATTCTCCTGCTGAGGATGGGCAGGCACACACTTATCATTCCCTGCTGAGCTTTCTTGCCCTCAATAAATACATTCCAGGCTTATGTTCAGGGCCTCTGGCCTAGCTCTCTGTGTGGAGGGCATAATTCCTGTTCCCCAGCCGGCATAAGCAAGGCATGGCCTGTTCAGACCCTTCCCAGCAGCGATCAGCAGTGCTGCCATGGAAGTTTAAAGATGCAATGACAAAGCACTGCTCCCTGGTCCTTCTGTGTACACAGCTGGCAGAgagctcttcctttctgttcttaCTAACCCCAAAGGTGTTTGCTGCTGGATCATTTCTGGTTCCTTGGGCATGCTGGGAATCTGCACCAGAGCAGGTCTCACACTGCAAGGTGGTACTCGCAGAGATTTGTTCCCGGTGTGACTCCATCCCTCCTTATTGCCTAGCTTTCACAGCCAGGCTTGTAGCTGTGTTTTGTTGGAAAGTCTTGTCATACACACAGGGAAGTGCCTGGGCACTTGTATGCATACATGAGACAGTCAGAGATGCTGGTTTCCAAGAAAACTGTTTATGGACTGCACCAATCCAAACTTTGGAGCTGCAAAATATAATTGGTTTTGATATGCCAGTGCACACTGAGTACAGAAAAACGAAGCATGGGGAGGATAGGGGAATGTAAGAATAAGGGAAAATAGCCCTTTACCCAGCAAAACTCACAGGTTTTATTAAAACAACTTCAAACTTACAAGTGCTATATATTACCAGCAAGGTAGCTaagcaatgaaaagaaacctCCAAGCCTCTGGCACACAGGATCTTTCCTGTGTATCACCCACTGTTTATCTCACTCCTTGACCTGTGACAGATGAAAATTTAGGACTGTCTCTTCTAAATCATCTCCCTCCTGTATGCTTATTTAGGCCTGAGACTGCCATCTGCTCTTTGGTTCAGCTTACTTGCAGTGCCATGGACTGTAGAGTAtcactaaaaataaaccagagcAAGTGTCTCATTCATCCATTCTCTTCTTGGTGCACTGTCCATGCAGCTGTCAATGGCTAGAAAGCATATATGGAAATCTGCAGAACAGTTATGTTTGTGATAGAAGAAATGATTACCCTGCATAGCGATAAATACTGCCCACAGCTTTTCTGGGAGCAAATCAAACCCCTTGTCCTCTTTGGCATGGATGTTTGCTTCAAACTTAAAATGATTTTCACTGATGTGAAAACATAGTGTGATGACAAAAACTGTGTCTGAGCCTGGGAGACACTGAATCTGCTCAAAGGGGTCTGTATCCCTTCAAGGTCTTGCAGGATTAAATCCAACACCTTTCCTTCCACCTTTGCTTTAGAAAGAGAGGTTTGACAATTTGAAGGCTCAACTTAAGTTTATAGAGCTTTGCCATCATGCCTCCAGAGCAATAAACGAAACCAGAAATATCTGTCATTAACAATAAAATAGTGATTTATCTGCTTGCAGTGAAACTTTACGCTTTGACAAGTCAAGTTATCAATGGGGAGATGCAGTTCTACGCCAGGGCCAAACACTTCTACCGGGAGGTGCCAGCCACAGAAGAGGGCATGATGGGAGACTACATTGAGCTCTCCAATACAGACATTGAATCCTCCAGGGAGTTTCTCAGGAAGTTTGTTGGGGTGAGTCATTTAATCCCATCTTCTGCAAGAAACAGTGATGATGTGTCATAAATGACATGCACTGTGCCCAGtcacatatattttaaatggcaCCATATGTTGTATGTGATATGCAGTCACAGGTCATAACTGATGGGCATTGGGTCTAGTAATGTATTCTGCCAGCTCATGCATCAtcataaatacacattttgccTGGCCTTAGGTCATTATTTACCTGGTTTGCATCCTTTTCTTATTCTCCAAAGCTGTGAAAAGGATTGTGCAAGGAGTTCTTATAGTTGTGTTTGGGTAGAAGATTAATTCTCAGTGCAGGACTGGGACCTTTCGTGATAAAATCATTGCTGGCTTCAGTGGGAGATTTGTCTGTGCAAATTCCTGCAGTCCATTTGGGAAAGTAGCTGAGACTAAATGCCAAGTTTCTGTTTTGCCTATTTATAGATATTACTGAGAATGCTGCAGCGAaacccagcccccccccccccccccccccccccaacattaGGAGTATATAGAATAAGCTTCctgcattaggaaaaatattttgtttcttgaacATTCCAGTGTCACGTTGCAGGCAGATTTCTAAAGGTCTGCTTTGACCTGAGATGCAAAGTAGGATTTTAAAAGCACCTGCAATAGCAATGTCACTTTGGCACttagttttctgaaaatcttgttGGTGCCTAAATGTGTCTTTAGGAATCTGAAAATCTTTGAAAGTGTGGCCTGATGGTTTTCTGACTGTCCTCTCTTCCCAGGGGAAAAGCCCACTAAATTAACTCAACAACAGTATTAGATGCTGAAGAATCCACaaagctacagaaaaacaaatttcttaatttctcctGCTCACAAGATGACTAGTTCTATATAAAACTACCACAggtctttcattttctgctcaAATGTACAAATTTGGGATACCCAGATGAccattttttagttttaatgatccactgtggaaaaaaagctcaaaagTTAATTAGATGTTGTGTATAAAAAAAGGGCACCGTTTAATTGGATTGGGATGGAAAATAAGTGTGGCTTAACAGACAGAAATCCTGTATAGCAGTGAAGGGCAACTGGCGGCAAAGTTTGCTGTACCTGATACAGGGAGGCTTTTGGGGCAGTGAGCCAGCAAACCACGAGTGAGcagctacattttcttttttaacaatCATTTGTATTAATGCTAATGCACAACTGCTTCACATTTCAAAGCCTCGCTATATCAGGCTTTCTACAAACACAAAGTGAGAACCTGATggtaaaatggcatttttagaaaaaattaaatgcaacttATAAGCCAGAGCCAGTTCAAGGCATATTCCTTAGGTTTTACTTAAGTCTTGTTTTAAGGACATGTGTGGAATTCAAGTGGTGCATAAGTGTGTACTCAGGGAAAGTTTTTACGCTTCCTAGACATCATACAGATTCAGTTTACTGAATGGCAGGTTTTTATCACACTGTTACACTTTCTCATTTCCAAGacctgaaaaggaaagaagtacAGTCTGTAGCAGAGTTTCACATGCCAAAGAGAAATCATACCCAATGCATCAGGTGTGATGAGAGATACAAAATACTCCAGAGCAGAGTTCCTACTATTATTAGCCAGGGATAGAAAGGATACTCTGAATGGCCAAGATCAAACaaggtgggggaggggaaaggaacagaaaggaatCTGCACATTTTGCTAATTCTGATTTAGTTTGTTAAAGCCTGTCCTCTGTTGAGATACAGGCAATTGGTTATGTTTTATTatggtttattttcctttcttactaCTGCAATTTGAATCCTACTTAACTAGATACAGATATTTACTGGCTTTCTGTAGTAGTAACTTTATTGTAAAGCTAATTTGAGTTATGTCTTCCCAAGTTTATGGCTctatgaaatttttttttcccaataagGTGATtaagatagaaaaaaaagcaatttgctTCACCCTAATATAAACtctactttcttttttgaagagaattttaacaaaaacagaaaataggaaaataagtTTCAGATCAACTGaacatatttcactttttttaaattgttttaccCTCTGAAAAacttctccttttgttttcaacagTTCAAGACagttccaaaatgaaaaatgctgttttaaaaatgagaagttgacaagtttttttgttttttttccttgaaagtcATGAAAAAGAAGTATCTTGACATTTTCAACATTCTTCCCCGTGTTTTTTGGCTATAACTATTCTCTAAATTTGAAATACCAATTTCACAGAGACTTTTATTCTTCCAAAGCTTCATTTTCTGGCAAAACTAGCACTCCTTAAAAAACAGTTGCCCAGTTCCACTCAAATTACCCCTCTTGAGTTAGTTTGGCTGGTGTGGAAATGCCACACAGTGACATTTCCCTTACATGACTGATGTTGCATACTTTCAGGTATGGCATTTCTTGGCATGATTCTTAGCACTACTGTAAACTGAGCTACAGATTTCTTTACCATGGGAGAATTTATCTTGCCTGGGCACATGGAGGGGATTACAGAAAGAACTAAGGATTTCACTTATGTTTTAGCCTGTCTCTTTCCCAGGTGAGTCAAACTGAGTTAAAAGTGCCACTGTGCTCAAGTTAAGAGgttttatgtgtgtgtgggaagaacTCAAACCAAGAGCAACATTACTTGAGCCAACAGTGCTGTACAGACAAGGTATAGGCTGTCTTAGGTACCGTCAAACTTGATGGGGTTATCAGCAGAGCTATAGCACTGTGTATTTATGGCACTGTTTAATGCCAGTTAAAGCCTTGATGTCCACATAGACGCTGTGTTTTCAAGTGCCTGATCCAGAGTAGTgtgtgaaaaaggaaataaagaaaacaaagaaactatTAATTCAGGAACAGTTGTGATCTATAGAAGTGGGAAATAATACAGATGGAGATTATATTAACTTTATAGTTCCCTTTCTGCCCTAcaccctttctcccttccttgtCCTTAGTTCACCTGCCTGATTAGTTATTTGCTGAATTGAAAAGGTTCttgaaagtgatttttctcctgtttcatcAGGAAGGTGGAAGAGATGTTGTTGAAAacctgatttattatttttttagtttataaGGAAACCCACTGtgatttttatctgtttcttgaactcttgatttcttttttatcctaCATATCTACACTGCCTTCCTACCCTTCCAAGACCTGAAGTGGCTTCAGGAACATAATCCACAGCTCTTTTATCCCTAAGGAAACTTGTGAGTGCCCTATCTAGCCTTACAGAAGAAGTTTTGGGTGTGTATGTGTCCTAAATGATAGTGATTCTGGGTAATGGGAAGCAGGTAATCAGAGGAGCAGTCAATCTTAAATTGTGAAGCCTGTTCTGGCTTAAAATTTTCActtatactatttttttaaataaggagtCTGATTTTCAACTCAATTACGCTTTTGGGAAAATGATTGCcttccaaagaaaatgttaatacCCTGTCAAAGCTCTGAgcatttccaaactgaaaatatattagCTGAACATGGAATTATGTCAACGTTTTCATTACAAACGGAGCCGTGGTGCTTCACAGGGCTTCTCAGATGATTGCCTGAAGCTGTGGCTCCCTTTCAGTGAAGTGTGGAATCAAGCTTCATCTCCCATGAttgttccctttccttctcAATGGCAAATGGAGATGTGTCATCAGAGGTCCTTGTCATGACACATCATGGGAGATGAATTTCCTGTTTCGAGTGAGGTGCTGTAACTATAGGTTCTCTGAAACACAAATGTCAAGGAAGTTATACAGCTTTTTGTTGAATTCTGTTAGTTGTTTTGGTAAATCATCCTGGTTTTCTCACCAGCTTTCTCAAAGACTTTTACTTAATCACATCAGTGTAGGCCTGTATGTATCTGCCAGCAAACAATATGGAAATCCACCTTGTAAAGATCCAAGACACAGTTCCTTCTCCTTTCATGAACTCCTTGTTACAGCTTAGCCTGGTCCTCCGTAAAAGCCACATGCTCCTAAGTGCAGCCTGTGAATGAAGAATGGCTCACATTTTCTGGCTAACTACAAACAGGTAGTCTCCAGAGTCCAATAGGGTTGAAGGCTTGTGGACTCTTGCACACATCAAGAGATTAATCTTCCCAGGTATACAAATTGGAGCCCTGGAGACTGGTGAGAGCCTTTGAGGTCCTTGTGCTCTTTCTACAGTTACTGTATGTAACCAGATGCTCAGCCGGGCTATTCATAGTCATGTCGCTGACGGTACTGTCCTTTGACCTTAATAATCTACTGAATTACCCACTGAAACAAGGCCAAAAAAGCAGCCAGTTACATGATTTATGCTTGGTCATTACAGAGGGGGTCGCCCAATAAGCAGGAAGAGTAAAACCCTTCCTGGGCTTATTTCCTTTAAGAATGGTAAAGTTGCAATAGGGGCTTTGGCCCATAGCTTTCACTTCAACACTAGGTTTCAGAGGACAGGGAAAAGGTgtttacatttgcttttaatatatttgtttaACAGATAACTTTGGCTAGGGGAGCTCCAATCCCACAGTCAGTGCATGTACGGacttaaaatttctgttttacagaacagcagcaggctCTTAAGAGCCGTTTTATAGCTAGAATGGAAGCTTTAAGGGTGAAATACAGCTTTCATTATAAAGCTTCTTTTACAGTGACTCATTATTTTCTCATAGACATAGCCTTTGTGCCACATTTTTTCATGTCTGATCTCTTTCCAGAGGTgatatttatgaagaaaaaagaacagtaaagCAAAATCTACTCAATCATCTTTCTTGTCTCTGTGCCTGAAAAAGAATTTATGTATATGCTCCAGGCCAGACTTTTTGAGTTGTCATAAGTTACCTGCAACTCCAAGATTTTTGTTCAAACACAGCTTGTTTTGAAAACTGCGCTCTGATCCTAAGGATGCTGTGCATCTGCAGAGATGTCCATGGGCATCTGGGAagttctgtgctgcagaagttACTTCTTGCACGCAGTATTTGgtgtttacttttttgttaGGCCTTAACAGGGCTCAGAATGAGGCTTATCTAGCCACATAGTTGGCTGTGAGGTGTGAATATTTGACAGGTGAAGTTGCAAGGACTTTACAAAGACCAGTGGATCTTCTGAGAAAGCTAGGAGCTTGTGACAGATTATGTTTCTTCTTATACCAAGCAAAAATTTATTATAGAGCAGTAAATGCAGGGCTGCAATGAAGAAATCTGATCAACAGCAGCCTGGGAATACAGCAGCCCAGCTTGGCTCACATGTAGGTGCCCAAAGATAGTGTCCCAGGTTCTTTACCAATCTTGCAACAGCTGTGCACAAAGGAAACAAGACACTAGGTTTGGTGGGCTAGAGGCCATAGTGGGTAGCATAGCTGCTGTGATCTTTCAGGTGGTATTTTTTGgacttcaaattattttcttgtatcCCACAGGGTGTGGGGAAAGCTGGCACCAACCGTGCCCTGGACTGCGGCTCTGGCATAGGTCGTATCAGCAAACATGTCCTGTTACCGGTTTTCAAGAGCGTGGAGCTAGTGGATATGATGGAGAATTTTCTGGCTGAGGTCCCGAACTACCTGCAGGACAAGGAGGACAGAGTAGAGATGTATTATTGCAAAAGCCTGCAGGAATTCACTCCAGCCCCGCAAAGATATGATGTCATCTGGATTCAGTGGGTTTCAGGTTAGTTCAACATGATTC encodes:
- the NTMT2 gene encoding N-terminal Xaa-Pro-Lys N-methyltransferase 2, encoding MTLPLPLRTNRSSGEHQPQQLSTLAKDIFIMAYKAAHLAFKSRWHKTDEELCRHSMSFILHKAIRNDFFQSYLYLLEKLPLVKLYALTSQVINGEMQFYARAKHFYREVPATEEGMMGDYIELSNTDIESSREFLRKFVGGVGKAGTNRALDCGSGIGRISKHVLLPVFKSVELVDMMENFLAEVPNYLQDKEDRVEMYYCKSLQEFTPAPQRYDVIWIQWVSGYLTDKDLLEFLIRCQNGLKANGVIILKDNVAREGCILDCLDSSVIRDLNILHSLIEMSGLTILREERQEGFPEQCVPVWMLAMQKGPGHS